One Numida meleagris isolate 19003 breed g44 Domestic line chromosome 6, NumMel1.0, whole genome shotgun sequence genomic region harbors:
- the LOC110401471 gene encoding uncharacterized protein LOC110401471 isoform X2 encodes MESREAFSSDEEAERLPGGSKVPWRRAGIHMVKTSWSPTCLQGQRLFQTSSLLCKRVIAHFFWLHCIWHLLLKDSTSLLLMTRINAVNNQDFTTLGTGREVTKPALLGIWSKLCPDLSTGRSHHDITAVLIWPFSLQHEWAACQLGIAAMQYCCCHVPQALGAVLQKSGFYSLYSVHNFA; translated from the exons ATGGAGAGCCGAGAGGCATTCAGCAGTGATGAGGAGGCAGAAAGGCTGCCAGGGGGCAGCAAGGTACcctggaggagggcagggatCCACATGGTGAAAACATCTTGGAGCCCCACCTGCCTGCAGGGACAAAGATTATTTCAG ACATCCAGCCTTCTTTGCAAAAGAGTCATTGCTCACTTCTTCTGGCTTCATTGCATATGGCACCTATTGCTTAAAGACAGCACAA GTCTTTTACTTATGACAAGAATTAATGCTGTAAATAATCAAGACTTCACTACTCTTGGCACAG GGAGAGAAGTCACAAAACCAGCGCTTCTCGGGATTTGGAGCAAGCTCTGTCCTGATCTGAGTACTGGCAGAAGTCATCATGACATCACTGCGGTTCTCATCTGGCCTTTCTCTTTGCAGCATGAGTGGGCTGCCTGCCAGCTGGGAATCGCTGCAATGCAGTACTGCTGTTGCCATGTGCCCCAAGCTCTGGGTGCTGTGCTCCAG